The window NNNNNNNNNNNNNNNNNNNNNNNNNNNNNNNNNNNNNNNNNNNNNNNNNNNNNNNNNNNNNNNNNNNNNNNNNNNNNNNNNNNNNNNNNNNNNNNNNNNNNNNNNNNNNNNNNNNNNNNNNNNNNNNNNNNNNNNNNNNNNNNNNNNNNNNNNNNNNNNNNNNNNNNNNNNNNNNNNNNNNNNNNNNNNNNNNNNNNNNNNNNNNNNNNNNNNNNNNNNNNNNNNNNNNNNNNNNNNNNNNNNNNNNNNNNNNNNNNNNNNNNNNNNNNNNNNNNNNNNNNNNNNNNNNNNNNNNNNNNNNNNaccaggaggagggagagcaccaggaggaggggagagcaccaggaggagggagagcaccaggaggagggggagcaccaggaggagggggagcaccaggaggagggggagagcacCAGCAGGTGGCTGTGTAGCTTGTGCCCATTCCACTCCCTCACCCTcgtgttctctttatttctaggCCCCTCACCGTTCCCCAACCAACAAACTCCTCCCTCAATGATGCCAGGGGCAGTGCCAGGCAGCGGGCACCCAGGCGTGGCGGGTAATGCTCCTTTGGGTTTGCCTTTTGGCATGCCgcctcctccttctgctgctcCATCCGTCATCCCATTCGGTAGTCTAGCTGACTCCATTAGTATTAaccttccccctcctcctaaCCTGCATGGGCATCACCACCATCTCCCGTTTGCCCCGGGCACTATCCCCCCACCTAACCTGCCTGTGTCCATGGCGAACCCTCTACATCCTAACCTGCCGGCGACCACCACCATGCCATCTTCCTTGCCTCTCGGGCCGGGGCTCGGATCCGCCGCAGCCCAGAGCCCTGCCATTGTGGCAGCTGTTCAGGGCAACCTCCTGCCCAGTGCCAGCCCACTGCCAGGTGAGAAGGGGCCAGGAGGGgaaagggtgagggagagggctCTACATTATGGGAGGAGGCGAGTAGGGAAAGAAAGGTTAGATCCTAGAATTTCCACAGCCCTGTTCAATGCTTTGGTAAAGCTAGAGCACAGGAGGAAGGCCTCTCTGGCTATCCTCAGTTTCCCAACTTGGCAGCTACCACCTCTGGGATGACGGGGCATTTCACTGGTGGCTCGGAGGACCTCAGCTGTAACCCTAACCTAGCTACCGGTCTGAATGATGATGGCTTTCCTTGCTCATTCCCACCGCATTCAGACGCCCCACTTAGCACCACTGGGGAGAGGAGGATGGTTTGGGGTATAAGATTTTTCCAGTGTCAGGTGGAAAAGAGTGTTGGGAAAAAGAAATTACACATAGTGGGTCCCtcattcatctacccacccactgcATGCCTGCCCggttctgtctgtgtgtggagcCTGGGACTGGATCCATCCCTCTGCCTGCTCCAACTCACTTATCTTCCTTTGCTCCACAGACCCAGGCACCCCGCTGCCTCCAGACCCTACAGCTCCGAGCCCAGGCACAGTCACCCCCGTGCCACCTCCACAGTGAGGAACCAGCCAGccatctctccccctctctccccatggaGATCACAGATCCAGGAacagccctcccccaccctggGACCCTCCCTCAGCCTGGAGAGTTCATCACTACGTAAGGAAAGCTCCTCCTGCCCCTTCACCacccccaccatgcccagcagagGTGTGCAGTTTTATATCCAATTATCATCCATGGACTTCTGACTAAAAGATGTTTCTAATGCCTGGGAGAGAGGATAGGAGGGAAAGATGTTTATACAAGGTTCTACTAACTGGTTCTGAGGGTGTACCCCTTCAGAATTACTGCATTTTTGAAGTGATAACATGAAAATGAAACCCTTTAAAAGGGAGGTTTTAAAAAGACACGTTGGAGCCCACACAGAAAAgaactttttttaattattagtattattttgaGGGAAAAGGGCAGGTTTTAAGACGGATTAAAGTTTTGGGGCAAGCTGTGCGATGGACTAGGGCACCAAGCCTGTCTCCCTGAGCCCCTTGGCAGTGCTGAGTCAGCCCCCTCACCCATTCCAGTTTATTCATACTAATCCCTCCTGCTGCTCGTCATGGTTGCTGTTTTAAGCCCAGCTCAGCCAATGACCTTTCCCTCCGAGTGTcagctttgtgtttgtgtttaagtCACCTGCTCACTCGTCAGCGTCTGTGTACTTGTGGGAAATGTAGTTTTCGGGGATTCTGTGGTAGGTAATAGAGGAAGAGGCCTCAGTTGGgctcttcttcctgctttcctggTTGTATCTGTGAGTGCCCAACAGGCATCAAAGGGGGAGCTCTAAGAGAATGGGGAGTTTGCAAACCCTGACTTTTGAAAAGCACTTAAGCACCTACTTTTGACAGTGGGACAGTCTGCTAACTTCTGCCCTTGCCAACCAACCCTGACAGAACCCAGTGATAGCTAGGAGTTCCCCAAATGAGGACAAAGATTTGGGAGTAGTAGGACTTCAGCGCCTCTGCACTCCATGTGGAGGCAGACACAATTCCAGGCCGCAGCAGTGCTTGGCCCCTCCTGTCCTAGTGTCTTCCCTCCTCTGCATCTCCGCACCTTTCTTCTGTTCAAAGTCTTCtgtaaaactttctttcttttgttcttttctttttccttttttttttttttttttttttttttataaattaatttgctTTCAGTTCCATCTTGTGACTGCCTCTGTGTTCTCTTACCTATGGCTGCTAGGCAGGGAGCAAACTAGGCTGGGGACAGCCTTCCTAGAGTTCCTCAGTGGACATTCACCAGGGCTGCAGAGGCACTTTGAAAGCCACAGGCCTACAGCCATCAGCCTCTTGCCACAAGAGGCCAGAGACCACACAGCAGTTAGGAatgcagcagcggcagcagcttTCACCTACTCAAGATTAGCTCTTGGAAGCATATCCCTACAGCTTGGATCTGCATCCTTTTAGACAGTGGCTGCATTCCTTCCCTTATTGAGGAGGAGCACGCCTGTACCTACTTCTGTTGCTCTTGGCCCCTTTCCCTACAGCAAACAAGACAGACTCTGGCAGCACTAATATATCCTGGTATTTTAGCTTCAGTAAACACTCACAGGCTTCCCACAGAAGGTGTTTGGTACTTGGGTGAGTTGGGGCCTGGTTCAAAGAAGCCCAAAGGCCAAGAATTTAACCTGAAAAGGAATAGATACCCACCCACACAGAAACGGATAACTACCTTGATCCTATAGGAATTTATGACTTTCTTCGTTTCCCGAAGGGGAGCTGTTCATTGACGAGGCCATGGTTACTACAAGCACTTAATCCAGTTTCCCCTAAACCTCTTCCCCCAGCTTGAGCTTTGTTTCAGGATAGACATCATTACCACCTCACCTTTTCCTCCTCACCCtgctcaggaaaaagaaagaaccaaaagagagcaaagagagcaAATTTTATTTGGTGAAGGCAAACATTATCCAAAAGAAACCAGATGGGCAAGGTGCTGTGATAAGGGAGCCTCGAGCCACACAGAAATCTCACACTGGGCAAGGAGCTGTCCTCAGCCATTCAGCACCATCCGGACAAGCTCTGTAGAGAGGAGAGGTGGAGTCAGCCGAggagagggctggggaggggtACCCATGGGCCAGGAGACCACAGGACCATGAAGGTGGCAGGAGGGAACATGCCCATAACAACCAACCTTGGGTCAGTTTCCAAAAGAGCCACCATGAGTGACCAGTTCTCTCTGTCCCTGGTTCCCCTCCCACTGGCTGTTAGCCCCCACCCCACTCTAAACAGCAAGAACATAGCAGAGGCAGAAAAGTTCTCAGCTACACCTACAGTTACTGTCAGCCACTGGCAGGAGGAGAGGTCAGTTTTGGGTTAGGGTACCTCCAAGCTGTCCAGTAGAGGGATGGAAAGGGGAATTTGGTTTTAGCAGCAGAATGGGGCAGTTagctccctcccccactgccaaCTCTCCATGCTCTATGGCCAAAGACTTGACAGAGGGCGAGCCTTCTCTACACACTGGTGAGCGTTCCCAGAAACCAGCACCAAGTCAAATCTCAGCGACCATTCTAGGAGAGGAGGAGGTACCACACCCCCAAACTGCTTTCCTCATGGAGGAATTCCTCCCCTCCCAAGCCAGCTCCATGCAGAATCATGCCAGGAGGAAGTCAGATGGTAGTAGGGTATGGGCAGGAGCTAGAGAGCACaggttgggaagaaaaaaaacactagGGAAATAATTAGAGGAGAGGCTGGGAGGAGCCGTACCCGCCCCATGGGCCCGTCACCCCGACAGGATATGCCTCACAAATGCTGCAGGAAGGAAGAGACATTAATGGTGAAGACAAGACACAGACATGGGTTGAAGGGGTCAGGCAGTGGGGACAGACATTCTGTTGACTTCCCATTCCTAGCCCACCATTGGTACTCCATCACCCCTTCCTTTACTGTCACATCCCTAACAGTTCCCTCCCAGGCTGGACTGAGCCTTGCCCCTTGACTCCTGGCTCCCTCCTGGAACCAAGTCTAGGAACACAATGCCTCCTTAACATGCCCTGAATGACCATTTCCTCACAAGCCCCAGCTTACAGTCTGTCCCTTACCTTCATAGTTGATGCAACCGTTGCTGTCCTCATGCCCTGCCACTAGCAtctctacttcttcctctgtCATCTTCTCACCTGCAGAGGAAGGAACATTCTTAGAACTGGGTGACAGGTGAAACATATCAAAGTGGCAGCTTAGCTCCAGAAAGGTCACAGACCCTTACCCAGTGTGACTAGGACATGACGGATTTCAGCACCCATGACGGTGCCATTCCCTTCCTTGTCAAACACACGAAGGCCTTCGACATAATCCTCGTAGGTCCCCTGGTCCTTGTTCTTGGCCACGGTCTGCAGCATGGGCAGGAAGTGCTCAAAGTCCAGCACCTTTACATTCATCTCTGTCACGTGGGAGGTAGAAGTGTCAGACAAGAGAAATTACACATGTTCTCAGGACACGGTGGTAGAGAACACAAGTGACTGGCTGGAAGAGGGGAATCAGTGGAACTGGCTAAGACAAAACTTGCTCAAGTTTGGTACCTATGAAGATAAAGTGATTATTTTAGCTGAACAACCATGAACCCACTAAGTTCTTGATATGCTCACCATCACTCTTGGGGTTCCCTAGGACCTTGAGCACCTCGGCGTTGGTAGGGTTCTGGCCCAGGGCCCGCATCACATCCCCACACTGGCTGTACAGGATCTTGCCATCGCCTGTTCGATCAAACAGCTGGAAAGCCTCCTTGAATTCTGAGGATTCAAATGAACAGCAGCACCAGAGGTTAACccagtgcttgctgcacaagtctGCTGCCAATTCAACTTAAGTCATGCTGCAGAAACCAGATATCTTGTCCTCCTGTAGACCGAAGCCTGCTCCTAGGGATCTATTTCTATCAACTCAAATGCCCCACATAAAGCCAGGCAGCCGCCTTTGCCTTACCTCATGGTGGTAGCCATCTGTTTACACACCCCCTGAGCTGCACCACTAGGCTCTCCACTACAATACTACTCCGCAGGAATCTGCCACCGCCCAGGCTGGGTCCTGCCCATATAAGGAAGTAGGAGCAGTGGCCAGGACTCTagcctcccactcccacccctcccaTCCCGAGACCTTCCAAGACCTCTCCACATCCTTAGCAAACTCTCCAGTGCCATCTTAACAACATATCAAATCACTGCTCTTTATAGTACTCAGAATCCAAGCTTAAGGAGGGGACAGTTATCAGAGGAGAGGCAAAAAGCAGAACACAAGCATAACAGACCCGACACACAACAGGCATTAATCAAATCGTTTCGCATACCCATACCACCTAAAACTCACCCAGTGCTTGGGGCTCAGATCTAGagtggaaggggaaggaagaagaatgagaaaatggaggatctagagcagaggagaaggaaatCCACGGGGCACTCTCCTGGGAGTGCTGGAGATGACAGGTTGGGGTCAGAGGTTAGATGCTAAAGGAAAGGGGTCCCTCTCAGTAAGGATGACCTCAGCTGCGGGTCAGAGACTGCCTACCTGCGGTCTGGTCCTCGGTGAAGTCACACTGCTCGGGGAAGAAGGGATTGGTCAGTACCTGAGGTCCAACCCCGCAAGCTTCTATCCCGGCTTTACAAACTGCTGTTTGAAGCTGAGGACTCGCTTCCCAGGGCGGAACCCTAGACCTTCCAACCCCACATCCAACCTTCCAAAATCTGGGCGTGCCCACGTCCACTGCTTCCTCGACTCCCACCCGCGGTCCTCTCCCTGCCCCAAATCCCCCTCATCTCCCGACTCCCAGGGCCCACCATCTTGGCTGCAGAGCTCTGCGGGACCTTTTCCGGCTGTAATGGCTCCGACTCCAGACCCAACCCCAGTCTAAGTACGTCCCACTTAGGTCCTACCCACCTGCGAATGACGTCACCCTACGCAGTTTCATCCAATAGGCGTGCTAGTCTGGGCTCATGCAGATGACATCACTACGTTAGTAATGAGGTGGGGGGGGCGCCCTACCCCGGCTCAGGAACGTAGCGAGGGCCTGGGGTGGGACTCTTGGAAACCTTTCTTCCGAGCTGCACTAAGAGGAGGGGATTTGGGCTTTTGCACAGGAGAGGATTACCCCCTCCCGTCCTTCCcccttctcaaaagaaaacagtcGGAAACCAAAGCAGGAaccatgtttttatttcaaaactcTAAGTGCCCCCTAGTGGCAGGATCGCGCTTCTGGCCGCACAGGAGGTGGAGCAAGTTTCCGACACCACAGGTTCTTcgtggggttggggggtgggggttggtggGAAGAAAATAGTCCAGCCCTGGCGGCTGCGCTACAGTTGGGCGCGGAAACGCACTGCCTGCGCTTGTATCTGGTGGATCGAAGACCCTTGCCTTTCAAGAGGCCGCCAGGGGCTGGAGGGCTACCTGCGGAGCTCAGAGGCTTAGGATATGCTTCAGGAAGGCTGCACAAGAGGAGACGAGAGGACTTCAGAAACTGACCTTCGGGGAACTGAGGGTACCTCCACCCCCTTCAAGAC is drawn from Mastomys coucha isolate ucsf_1 unplaced genomic scaffold, UCSF_Mcou_1 pScaffold4, whole genome shotgun sequence and contains these coding sequences:
- the Myl6 gene encoding myosin light polypeptide 6 isoform X1; the protein is MCDFTEDQTAEFKEAFQLFDRTGDGKILYSQCGDVMRALGQNPTNAEVLKVLGNPKSDEMNVKVLDFEHFLPMLQTVAKNKDQGTYEDYVEGLRVFDKEGNGTVMGAEIRHVLVTLGEKMTEEEVEMLVAGHEDSNGCINYEGKGQTVSWGL
- the Myl6 gene encoding myosin light polypeptide 6 isoform X2, with protein sequence MCDFTEDQTAEFKEAFQLFDRTGDGKILYSQCGDVMRALGQNPTNAEVLKVLGNPKSDEMNVKVLDFEHFLPMLQTVAKNKDQGTYEDYVEGLRVFDKEGNGTVMGAEIRHVLVTLGEKMTEEEVEMLVAGHEDSNGCINYEAFVRHILSG
- the Myl6 gene encoding myosin light polypeptide 6 isoform X3; protein product: MCDFTEDQTAEFKEAFQLFDRTGDGKILYSQCGDVMRALGQNPTNAEVLKVLGNPKSDEMNVKVLDFEHFLPMLQTVAKNKDQGTYEDYVEGLRVFDKEGNGTVMGAEIRHVLVTLGEKMTEEEVEMLVAGHEDSNGCINYEELVRMVLNG